In Lutra lutra chromosome 6, mLutLut1.2, whole genome shotgun sequence, the following are encoded in one genomic region:
- the LOC125101887 gene encoding olfactory receptor 10C1 isoform X2 gives MNLSCSLWQDNSLSVKHFVFAKFSEVTEQCFLLFTLVLLMFLASLMGNALIALAIWTNPVLHMPMYFFLTNLSLLEIGYTCSVIPRMLQSLVSEARGISREGCATQMFFFTFFGISECCLLAAMAFDRYMAICSPLHYATRMSRGVCAQLAVASWGVGCMVGLGQTNYIFSLNFCGPCEIDHFFCDLPPILALACGDTSHNEAAVFVAAILCISSPFLLIIASYGRILAAVLIMPSPEGRHKALSTCSSHLLVVTLFYGSGSVTYLRPKASHSPGTDKLLALFYTVVTSMLNPIIYSLRNKEVKAALQRTLGKRKVLTLTG, from the coding sequence ATGAACCTCAGCTGCTCCCTGTGGCAGGACAACAGCCTGTCTGTCAAGCACTTTGTATTTGCCAAGTTCTCGGAGGTCACTGaacaatgtttccttttattcaCCCTCGTCCTACTCATGTTTTTAGCATCCCTCATGGGTAATGCCCTCATAGCCCTTGCCATCTGGACCAACCCCGTCCTCCATAtgcccatgtacttcttcctgacCAACCTGTCTCTCTTAGAGATTGGCTACACGTGCTCGGTCATACCCAGGATGCTGCAGAGCCTCGTGAGTGAGGCCCGGGGCATCTCCCGGGAGGGGTGTGCTACGCAGatgtttttcttcacattttttggTATCAGCGAGTGCTGTCTTTTGGCAGCCATGGCTTTTGACCGCTACATGGCCATATGCTCCCCACTCCACTATGCAACGCGAATGAGCCGGGGGGTGTGCGCCCAGCTGGCAGTTGCTTCCTGGGGAGTGGGTTGCATGGTAGGCTTGGGCCAGACCAACTACATTTTCTCCTTGAACTTCTGCGGCCCCTGTGAAATAGACCACTTCTTCTGTGACCTCCCCCCTATCCTGGCTCTTGCCTGTGGTGATACATCCCATAACGAGGCCGCCGTCTTTGTTGCGGCCATTCTTTGCATTTCCAGTCCGTTTCTACTAATCATTGCTTCCTATGGCAGAATCCTGGCTGCCGTGCTGATCATGCCCTCCCCTGAAGGCCGCCATAAAGCTCTTTCCACCTGTTCTTCCCACCTGCTTGTCGTGACGCTCTTCTATGGCTCCGGGTCTGTCACCTACTTGAGACCCAAGGCCAGCCATTCACCAGGAACAGATAAACTCCTAGCTCTGTTCTACACCGTGGTGACGTCCATGCTCAATCCCATCATCTACAGTTTACGGAACAAGGAGGTCAAGGCAGCTCTCCAGAGAACCCTGGGTAAGAGAAAGGTTCTGACTCTGACTGGGTAG